One Acidobacteriota bacterium DNA segment encodes these proteins:
- the tuf gene encoding elongation factor Tu (EF-Tu; promotes GTP-dependent binding of aminoacyl-tRNA to the A-site of ribosomes during protein biosynthesis; when the tRNA anticodon matches the mRNA codon, GTP hydrolysis results; the inactive EF-Tu-GDP leaves the ribosome and release of GDP is promoted by elongation factor Ts; many prokaryotes have two copies of the gene encoding EF-Tu), with the protein GDNVNLRIDLITPIAMEKGLRFAIREGGRTIGAGTVTEIIK; encoded by the coding sequence GGGAGATAATGTGAATTTACGGATAGACCTGATCACGCCGATAGCGATGGAGAAGGGGTTACGGTTTGCTATTCGTGAGGGTGGAAGGACGATAGGTGCTGGCACCGTCACCGAAATAATCAAGTAG